In the genome of Pseudomonas protegens, one region contains:
- a CDS encoding DUF2341 domain-containing protein: MQRLFLSLLICLGFVLPATAHAWWQDDWHYRKQISVDTTPQGAAINEALGRTALLVRLHTGNFTFDGVKEDGADLRFVAADDKTVLNHQIESFDPLMGMALIWVDVPKVEGGQRQDIWMYYGNQKAPSTANGQLTFDPSYTAIYHFDGSNGTPAKDTTAYGNTAQNATGAAIDGVIGRALQFSGQPLLLPASPSLQHNAGGAFSFSAWVRLDQASGEQLLLARREGAGSLLIGINQGMPFVEVDGQRAASTQPLNPGQWQHLALSGEGSRLALYVNGRETASLAQAIPTFNSVMAIGADLPAVAGAEASHFLPFTGALDELRLSKVARPAALILADASAQGAESKLVVYGVDEEQSGFGFGSLGFLLKAVPVDAWVIILVLVGMMIQSWVIMLRKNRMVGRVSAANALFREQFAKVGTRLEMFADDQVLASRLEHSSLWRLYLVAVKEIRTRREQGADTSSVSAATIEAIRCSMDGVRTRENQQLSSKLSTLSNAIAGGPYIGLLGTVLGIMVVFLGTAMAGDVNINAIAPGMAAALMATAMGLFVAIPALFGYNRLITRNKEVGADMRVFVDEFITRLAELHGESQHSENAHWRVSHSNASVPA, translated from the coding sequence ATCAGCGTGGACACCACGCCCCAAGGCGCCGCCATCAACGAGGCCCTGGGCCGTACCGCGCTGCTGGTGCGCCTGCACACCGGCAACTTCACCTTCGACGGGGTCAAGGAAGACGGCGCCGACCTGCGCTTTGTCGCCGCCGATGACAAGACCGTGCTCAATCACCAGATCGAAAGCTTCGACCCGCTGATGGGCATGGCGCTGATCTGGGTCGATGTGCCCAAGGTCGAAGGCGGCCAGCGCCAGGACATCTGGATGTACTACGGCAACCAGAAGGCCCCGAGCACCGCCAATGGCCAGCTGACCTTCGACCCCAGCTACACCGCGATCTACCACTTCGACGGTAGCAACGGCACGCCGGCCAAAGACACCACGGCCTACGGCAACACCGCGCAGAACGCCACCGGCGCGGCGATTGACGGGGTCATCGGCCGCGCCTTGCAGTTCAGCGGCCAGCCGCTGCTGCTGCCGGCCAGCCCGTCGCTGCAGCACAACGCCGGCGGCGCCTTCAGCTTCAGCGCCTGGGTGCGCCTGGATCAGGCCAGCGGCGAACAACTGCTGCTGGCCCGCCGCGAAGGCGCCGGCAGCTTGCTGATCGGCATCAACCAGGGCATGCCCTTCGTCGAAGTGGACGGCCAGCGCGCCGCCTCCACCCAGCCGCTGAACCCGGGGCAGTGGCAGCACCTGGCCCTGAGCGGCGAGGGCAGCCGGCTGGCGCTGTACGTCAATGGCCGGGAAACCGCGAGCCTGGCCCAGGCCATTCCGACCTTCAATTCGGTCATGGCCATCGGTGCCGATTTGCCCGCGGTCGCCGGGGCCGAGGCCAGCCACTTCCTGCCATTCACCGGCGCCCTGGACGAGCTGCGCCTGTCCAAGGTGGCGCGTCCGGCGGCATTGATCCTGGCCGATGCCAGCGCCCAGGGCGCCGAGTCGAAGCTGGTGGTCTATGGCGTCGATGAAGAGCAGTCGGGTTTTGGTTTCGGCAGCCTGGGCTTCCTGCTCAAGGCGGTGCCGGTGGATGCCTGGGTGATCATCCTGGTGCTGGTGGGGATGATGATCCAGTCCTGGGTGATCATGCTGCGCAAGAACCGCATGGTCGGCCGGGTCAGCGCTGCCAATGCGCTGTTCCGCGAGCAGTTCGCCAAGGTCGGCACGCGCCTGGAGATGTTCGCCGACGATCAGGTCCTGGCCAGTCGCCTGGAGCATTCCTCGCTGTGGCGCCTGTACCTGGTGGCGGTGAAGGAGATCCGCACCCGCCGCGAGCAGGGCGCCGATACCTCCTCGGTGTCGGCGGCCACCATTGAGGCCATCCGCTGCTCCATGGACGGGGTGCGCACCCGGGAAAACCAGCAACTGAGTTCCAAGCTCTCGACCCTGTCCAACGCCATCGCCGGCGGCCCCTACATCGGCCTGTTGGGCACGGTGCTGGGGATCATGGTGGTGTTCCTCGGCACCGCCATGGCCGGTGACGTCAACATCAATGCGATCGCCCCGGGCATGGCCGCGGCCTTGATGGCCACCGCCATGGGCCTGTTCGTCGCGATTCCGGCGCTGTTTGGCTACAACCGCCTGATCACCCGCAACAAGGAAGTCGGCGCCGACATGCGGGTGTTCGTCGACGAGTTCATCACCCGGCTGGCGGAGCTGCATGGCGAGAGCCAGCACAGCGAGAACGCCCACTGGCGGGTCAGTCACAGCAACGCGTCGGTTCCGGCCTGA
- a CDS encoding biopolymer transporter ExbD, whose protein sequence is MASVNASHDDEDDAAVDSINITPLVDVLMVVLVMFILTATAQVSGIQIHLPKASASVSLSEAKTKAISVNDGGQVFLDAYPVTLGELEERLRIEKAQNPDFPIIVRGDATVQYQKVIEVLDLLRRLELSQVGLVTGKSSQG, encoded by the coding sequence ATGGCTTCCGTAAACGCCTCCCATGACGACGAAGACGACGCCGCTGTCGACAGCATCAACATCACGCCCCTGGTGGACGTGCTGATGGTGGTGCTGGTGATGTTCATCCTCACCGCCACCGCCCAGGTCTCGGGCATCCAGATCCACCTGCCCAAGGCCAGCGCCTCGGTGTCGCTGTCCGAGGCCAAGACCAAGGCCATTTCGGTGAACGACGGCGGCCAGGTGTTCCTCGATGCCTACCCGGTGACCCTGGGCGAGCTGGAAGAGCGTCTGCGCATCGAGAAGGCGCAGAACCCGGACTTCCCGATCATCGTCCGTGGCGATGCCACGGTGCAGTACCAGAAGGTCATCGAAGTCCTCGACCTGCTGCGCCGCCTGGAGTTGTCCCAGGTCGGCCTGGTCACCGGCAAATCGAGCCAGGGCTGA
- a CDS encoding energy transducer TonB, whose amino-acid sequence MTAQQPIELPPVQHKPRAVRLLKWGAGLLLGAVAAWLLWQWANDMAGVRREAPKVPTIIPLPPPPPPPPPPPEKPKEPEPVEEKVPEPEPTPTPEEVKPEEEAPPSPADDLANPMQIDGDAQSGNDGFNVGAGKGGGMAGAGGGGLGTGTYKQYLAATFQRVLREDPELRKKAYALQVDLWLGADGQVTRAELAGSSGNPETDQQVLAALRATPRLKERMPASLTLPVRLSLKGRRPE is encoded by the coding sequence ATGACCGCACAACAACCGATCGAACTGCCGCCGGTGCAGCACAAGCCGCGCGCCGTGCGCCTGCTGAAGTGGGGCGCCGGGCTGCTGCTGGGGGCCGTGGCCGCCTGGCTGCTGTGGCAGTGGGCCAATGACATGGCCGGGGTGCGCCGCGAAGCGCCGAAGGTGCCGACCATCATCCCGCTGCCGCCTCCGCCGCCACCCCCACCGCCGCCTCCGGAGAAGCCCAAGGAGCCGGAGCCCGTGGAAGAAAAGGTGCCGGAGCCCGAGCCCACGCCGACCCCCGAGGAGGTCAAGCCGGAGGAGGAGGCCCCGCCATCGCCGGCGGACGATCTGGCCAACCCGATGCAGATCGACGGCGACGCCCAGTCCGGCAACGACGGCTTCAATGTCGGCGCCGGCAAGGGTGGCGGCATGGCTGGCGCCGGTGGCGGCGGGCTGGGCACCGGCACCTACAAACAGTACCTGGCGGCGACCTTTCAACGGGTGCTGCGCGAGGACCCGGAGCTGCGCAAGAAGGCCTATGCGCTGCAGGTGGACCTGTGGCTCGGCGCCGACGGCCAAGTGACCCGTGCCGAACTGGCCGGCTCCAGCGGCAACCCCGAGACCGACCAGCAGGTGCTGGCGGCGCTGCGGGCCACGCCGCGCCTGAAAGAACGTATGCCGGCGTCCCTGACCTTGCCGGTGCGCCTGTCCCTCAAGGGCCGGCGCCCGGAATGA
- a CDS encoding putative porin: protein MISTVNRLTLALGMVALTLAGQASAAAAAPSENATINLIRLLVQQGVLPQAKAEALIAQAEQEAQQARQASAATVVAAPGPTAAPGDVRVQYVPAIVREQIRDQVKAEVMATAKQENWAQPNTFPDWVSRISFDGDIRLREESRFFADNNSNEIVDYAKLNDSGPYDVNKDTNSKLPPLLNSREDRDNLFRLRARLGMKAVISPEWTAGIRIGTGSDNNPVSTTQTLGGGFGKKDIWLDQGYLTWKARQDLTLTGGRFANPFYSTDMLYSNDLNFDGVAALFNHKLSSDWGLFGTLGVFPVEYTNDTATSNGFDKNESDTKWLFGGQIGANWKINRSNSLKGALAYYRFDDIEGQRSSPCAPWAGAPGCDTDGSRVAFMQKGNSVFLLRDITPNPATPGLTPQPQFVGLASKFDVLDLNLAWDTELPDDLRLRSQTNFIRNLAYDKGEMLKRSEGEIVNNINRNGQFESGGNALLVQFTLGNALEMKKSGDWNLLAGYKYIQPDALPDGFNDSSFHLGGTNAKGYFVGGNYGIDKNIYATARYMSASEVYGPRYEVDVMQLELNTRF from the coding sequence ATGATTTCCACCGTGAATCGATTGACCCTGGCGCTCGGCATGGTCGCCCTGACCCTGGCCGGACAGGCCTCGGCCGCCGCGGCCGCGCCTTCGGAGAACGCCACGATCAACCTGATCCGTCTGTTGGTGCAGCAGGGGGTACTGCCGCAGGCCAAGGCCGAGGCGCTGATTGCCCAGGCCGAGCAGGAGGCCCAACAGGCCCGGCAGGCCAGCGCCGCTACCGTCGTGGCGGCCCCTGGCCCCACGGCGGCGCCGGGGGATGTGCGGGTGCAATACGTGCCGGCGATCGTTCGCGAGCAGATCCGCGATCAGGTCAAGGCCGAGGTCATGGCCACCGCCAAGCAGGAGAACTGGGCCCAGCCCAACACCTTTCCGGACTGGGTGTCGCGCATCAGCTTTGACGGCGACATCCGCCTGCGCGAGGAATCGCGGTTCTTTGCCGACAACAACAGCAACGAGATCGTCGACTACGCCAAGCTCAACGACAGCGGCCCCTACGACGTCAACAAGGACACCAACAGCAAGCTGCCGCCGCTGCTCAACAGCCGCGAAGACCGCGACAACCTGTTCCGCCTGCGCGCGCGCCTGGGGATGAAGGCGGTGATCTCGCCGGAATGGACCGCCGGCATCCGCATCGGCACCGGCTCGGACAACAACCCGGTGTCCACCACCCAGACCCTGGGCGGCGGCTTTGGCAAGAAGGACATCTGGCTCGACCAGGGCTACCTGACCTGGAAGGCCAGGCAGGACCTGACCCTGACCGGCGGGCGTTTCGCCAACCCGTTCTATTCCACCGACATGCTGTATTCCAACGACCTGAACTTCGACGGCGTGGCGGCGCTGTTCAACCACAAGCTCAGCAGCGACTGGGGTCTGTTTGGCACCCTCGGCGTGTTCCCGGTGGAGTACACCAACGACACCGCCACCAGCAACGGATTCGACAAGAACGAGAGCGACACCAAGTGGCTGTTCGGCGGGCAGATCGGCGCCAACTGGAAGATCAACCGCAGCAACAGCCTCAAGGGCGCCTTGGCCTACTACCGCTTCGACGACATCGAAGGCCAGCGCTCCAGTCCCTGCGCGCCCTGGGCCGGGGCTCCGGGCTGCGACACCGACGGCTCACGCGTGGCCTTCATGCAGAAGGGCAACAGCGTGTTCCTGCTGCGCGACATCACCCCCAACCCGGCCACGCCGGGCCTGACCCCGCAGCCGCAGTTCGTCGGCCTGGCCTCGAAGTTCGACGTGCTCGACCTGAACCTGGCCTGGGACACCGAGCTGCCGGACGACCTGCGCCTGCGCAGCCAGACCAACTTCATCCGCAACCTGGCCTACGACAAGGGCGAGATGCTCAAGCGCAGCGAGGGCGAGATCGTCAACAACATCAACCGCAACGGCCAGTTCGAAAGTGGCGGCAACGCGCTGCTGGTGCAGTTCACCCTGGGCAACGCCCTGGAGATGAAGAAGTCCGGCGATTGGAACCTGCTGGCCGGTTACAAGTACATCCAGCCCGATGCCTTGCCGGACGGTTTCAACGATTCCTCGTTCCATCTGGGGGGCACCAACGCCAAGGGCTATTTCGTCGGCGGCAACTACGGCATCGACAAGAACATCTACGCCACGGCCCGCTACATGAGCGCCTCGGAAGTCTACGGGCCGCGTTATGAAGTCGACGTCATGCAGCTTGAACTCAACACGCGCTTCTAA
- a CDS encoding DNA repair protein → MNSRARAGAVSLLVAWGVLASASASAEGMEERLRTQLRSTTQQLQALQSEQAQAAAARIAAENAAKQAQAEVKQLSAELAKTRGVAEQLAGQQQNLQSQAQAQAAASSEQLGKFKKAYEDLLVLARGKEAERAKLQAQLSERDTQVQQCAVKNQQMYGVAKQILAAYEKIDVAELVKIRQPFAGSARVKFEELAQGFGDELYQTQFDAPQAASAH, encoded by the coding sequence ATGAACAGCCGAGCGAGGGCAGGGGCGGTCAGCCTGTTAGTGGCCTGGGGCGTGCTGGCCAGCGCCAGCGCTAGCGCCGAAGGCATGGAGGAGCGCCTGCGCACCCAGTTGCGCAGCACCACCCAGCAGTTGCAGGCCCTGCAAAGCGAGCAGGCCCAGGCCGCGGCGGCGCGGATCGCCGCCGAGAACGCGGCCAAGCAAGCCCAGGCCGAGGTCAAGCAACTGAGCGCCGAGCTGGCCAAGACCCGCGGCGTGGCCGAGCAACTGGCCGGCCAGCAACAGAACCTGCAAAGCCAGGCCCAAGCCCAGGCCGCAGCCAGCAGCGAGCAGTTGGGCAAGTTCAAGAAAGCCTACGAGGACCTGTTGGTGCTGGCCCGGGGCAAGGAAGCCGAGCGGGCGAAATTGCAGGCGCAATTGAGCGAACGTGACACACAAGTGCAGCAATGCGCGGTCAAGAATCAACAGATGTACGGCGTCGCCAAACAGATTCTGGCGGCCTACGAAAAGATCGATGTGGCTGAGCTGGTGAAAATCCGTCAGCCCTTCGCCGGCAGCGCCCGGGTCAAGTTCGAGGAACTGGCCCAGGGCTTTGGCGACGAGCTTTACCAGACCCAGTTCGACGCCCCGCAGGCGGCGAGCGCCCACTGA
- a CDS encoding YbjN domain-containing protein produces the protein MTLITSVTTDSLTDLLQGAGYRVNQTEQNGIVQLLSASQGIGYAVRFGNPGSEAGHYVDFTYSCALRVQGELPAGLAQLWNASRRFARLSLQGEFLVMEMDVVVAGVGETHLRSQLELWDRLLQEFIVYLREYSQQAARLQEQVEQPQTSVEQPREEAVSL, from the coding sequence ATGACTTTGATTACCAGCGTCACCACCGACAGCCTCACCGACCTGCTGCAAGGCGCCGGCTACCGGGTCAACCAGACCGAACAGAACGGCATCGTGCAACTGCTCAGCGCCAGCCAGGGCATCGGCTACGCCGTGCGTTTCGGCAACCCGGGCAGCGAGGCCGGGCACTACGTGGACTTCACCTACAGCTGCGCCTTGCGGGTGCAGGGTGAGCTGCCGGCGGGGCTGGCGCAATTGTGGAACGCATCGCGGCGCTTTGCCCGGCTGTCGCTGCAGGGCGAATTCCTGGTGATGGAGATGGACGTGGTGGTGGCCGGGGTCGGCGAGACTCACCTGCGCAGCCAACTGGAACTGTGGGACCGGCTGTTGCAGGAGTTCATCGTTTACCTGCGCGAATACAGCCAGCAGGCGGCGCGCTTGCAGGAGCAGGTCGAGCAGCCTCAGACGTCGGTGGAGCAACCCCGTGAAGAGGCGGTGAGCCTGTGA
- a CDS encoding peptidylprolyl isomerase, with protein MKKPTLVVGAGALTLLGLALGLALRPGNDPVAAQQPAPAVLQQSASTPAVARLGNQQVAAEELKALFASLPEESRGQLRGNRPALEAWIRSRLAEKVVLEQADAQGWRQRPEVEQQTRAATEQIVFRDYLQSVSQVPADYPSAAELQQAYDSGKAAWLTPPLYRVSQIFLSVADPQAVEQVRRQAQELSRKAQAAPGEFAALAAQYSQDRDSAQRGGDSGLQPLQQLVPEVRSAVARLKVGGVSDVVQSAAGFHVLKLTEQQPARTATLDELRERLTQALRAQRQEQIAKAYLEGMLNTATLSIDGAVLNQVLEDKL; from the coding sequence GTGAAAAAGCCGACCCTGGTGGTCGGTGCCGGGGCACTGACCTTGCTCGGCCTGGCGCTGGGGCTGGCCCTGCGCCCGGGCAACGATCCGGTGGCAGCGCAGCAGCCGGCACCGGCCGTGTTGCAGCAATCGGCGAGCACGCCGGCGGTGGCGCGCCTGGGCAACCAGCAGGTGGCGGCCGAGGAACTCAAGGCGCTGTTCGCCAGCCTGCCCGAGGAGTCCCGGGGGCAATTGCGCGGCAACCGCCCGGCCCTGGAAGCCTGGATACGTTCGCGCTTGGCGGAAAAGGTCGTGCTGGAACAGGCCGATGCCCAGGGCTGGCGCCAGCGCCCGGAGGTGGAGCAGCAGACCCGCGCCGCCACCGAGCAGATCGTGTTTCGCGACTACCTGCAGTCGGTCAGCCAGGTCCCGGCGGACTACCCCAGCGCGGCGGAATTGCAGCAGGCCTATGACAGCGGCAAGGCGGCGTGGCTGACCCCGCCGCTGTACCGGGTCAGCCAGATCTTCCTGAGCGTCGCCGACCCGCAGGCTGTCGAGCAGGTACGCCGCCAGGCGCAGGAACTGAGCCGCAAGGCCCAGGCCGCGCCGGGGGAGTTTGCCGCGCTGGCGGCGCAGTACTCCCAGGACCGCGATAGCGCCCAGCGCGGCGGCGACTCGGGGCTGCAACCCTTGCAGCAACTGGTGCCGGAAGTGCGCAGCGCCGTGGCCCGGCTCAAGGTCGGTGGCGTCTCCGACGTGGTGCAGAGCGCGGCGGGATTCCACGTGCTCAAGCTCACCGAACAGCAGCCGGCGCGCACCGCGACCCTGGACGAGTTGCGCGAGCGCCTGACCCAGGCCCTGCGCGCCCAGCGCCAGGAGCAGATCGCCAAGGCCTACCTGGAAGGCATGCTCAACACCGCGACCCTGAGCATCGATGGCGCCGTGTTGAATCAGGTCCTGGAGGACAAACTGTAG
- a CDS encoding LysR family transcriptional regulator encodes MAFLEPAPLQGVAPYIAPQEPREAWLALAAGIDPEVAQYFLVSARCGCFMQAARSLNIKATLLRKQLALLEEHLRRSLFCYQGNVLSLSREGLQLQGQLLALAHQRRLPVVEQPLIRLAVAQTILHDILGRDLIALLRRNASARLEIISIDSDLSLQALSADLVLWLAAEDSPLPGPSFATGEPVPLARIDYLPHIAKRYSRVAARPDSLDDLSDYMLVQWQHDRQVEPFRPWNSLVEQRLGGVVQVHSYELMLEMIRCSACIGLLPRYMSHFDRGLTALPGLFQDSMQRRAWLAVNARVEHEEQVQQLVELILNTFSERQDWFV; translated from the coding sequence ATGGCATTTCTCGAACCCGCTCCACTTCAGGGGGTAGCCCCCTACATCGCACCTCAGGAACCCCGCGAGGCCTGGCTGGCCCTGGCCGCCGGGATCGATCCGGAGGTTGCCCAGTATTTTCTGGTCAGTGCCCGCTGCGGCTGCTTCATGCAGGCGGCGCGCAGCCTGAACATCAAGGCCACGCTGTTGCGCAAGCAACTGGCGCTTTTGGAAGAGCACCTGCGCCGTTCGCTGTTCTGTTATCAGGGCAATGTCCTGAGCCTGAGCCGCGAAGGCCTGCAACTGCAGGGCCAGTTACTGGCCCTGGCGCACCAGCGTCGGCTGCCGGTGGTGGAGCAGCCGTTGATTCGCCTGGCCGTGGCGCAAACCATCCTCCACGACATCCTCGGCCGCGACCTGATCGCCTTGCTGCGGCGCAACGCCAGCGCGCGTCTGGAGATCATCTCCATCGACAGCGACCTGTCCCTGCAGGCCCTGAGCGCCGACCTGGTGCTGTGGCTGGCGGCCGAAGACTCGCCGCTGCCGGGTCCCAGCTTCGCCACTGGCGAACCCGTGCCCCTGGCGCGCATCGACTACCTGCCGCACATCGCCAAGCGCTACTCACGGGTGGCGGCGCGTCCCGACAGCCTCGACGACCTCAGCGACTACATGCTGGTGCAGTGGCAGCACGACCGTCAGGTAGAGCCGTTCCGGCCCTGGAACAGCCTGGTGGAACAGCGCCTGGGCGGGGTGGTGCAGGTGCACTCCTATGAACTGATGCTGGAGATGATCCGTTGCAGCGCCTGCATTGGCTTGCTGCCGCGGTACATGAGCCACTTCGACCGCGGCCTGACCGCCTTGCCGGGGCTGTTCCAGGACAGCATGCAGCGCCGCGCCTGGCTGGCGGTGAATGCCCGGGTGGAACATGAGGAACAGGTGCAGCAACTGGTGGAGCTGATCCTCAATACCTTCAGCGAGCGCCAGGACTGGTTTGTCTGA
- a CDS encoding GNAT family N-acetyltransferase gives MPDAQPSIVIERCTEAHIDGLAALYSEPSVAAQTLLLPYQSRELWRKRVGLGQENEGLVALVALHQGSVIGSCSLSQVARVRRAHCADVAMGVSPAWQRQGVGSRLLAAVLEVADNWMNLRRVELTVYADNQAAIALYQKFGFETEGQLRDYAVRDGGYVDVLSMARLRR, from the coding sequence ATGCCCGACGCCCAGCCCTCCATCGTTATCGAGCGTTGCACCGAAGCCCATATCGATGGCCTCGCCGCGCTGTACAGCGAACCCAGCGTGGCCGCCCAGACTCTGTTACTGCCTTATCAGTCCCGCGAGTTGTGGCGCAAGCGGGTCGGACTGGGGCAGGAAAATGAAGGGCTGGTGGCCCTGGTGGCGCTGCACCAGGGCTCGGTGATCGGCAGTTGCAGCCTGAGCCAGGTGGCGCGGGTGCGTCGCGCCCATTGCGCGGACGTGGCCATGGGCGTGTCCCCGGCCTGGCAACGCCAGGGCGTCGGCAGCCGGCTGCTGGCGGCGGTGCTGGAGGTGGCCGACAACTGGATGAACCTGCGCCGGGTGGAGTTGACGGTGTATGCCGACAACCAGGCCGCCATTGCGCTGTACCAGAAATTCGGCTTCGAGACCGAAGGCCAACTGCGCGACTACGCCGTACGCGACGGCGGTTATGTCGATGTGCTGAGCATGGCGCGCTTGCGTCGTTGA
- a CDS encoding aspartate/glutamate racemase family protein: protein MRTIGLIGGMSWESSAEYYRLINQQVRDQLGPLRSARLLMYSVDFGPVEQAQHAGRWDEAARILIDAAQRLQDGGAECLVLCTNTMHKVAEQIQAATTVPFLHIADPTAQAALAAGTLNVGLLGTAFTMEQEFLKSRLSQQGLNVLVPDAQERQAVHRIIYEELCVGIISDASRRVYQQVIESLRARGAQAIILGCTEIGLLLKPEHSPLPLLDTTELHARAAVDFALRE, encoded by the coding sequence ATGCGCACCATCGGCCTGATCGGCGGCATGAGCTGGGAGTCCAGCGCCGAATACTATCGCCTGATCAATCAGCAGGTTCGCGATCAATTGGGGCCGCTGCGCTCGGCGCGGTTGCTAATGTACAGCGTCGACTTCGGGCCTGTCGAACAGGCCCAGCACGCCGGGCGCTGGGATGAAGCGGCGCGGATTCTGATAGACGCCGCCCAGCGTTTACAGGACGGCGGCGCCGAGTGCCTGGTGCTCTGTACAAACACCATGCACAAGGTGGCCGAGCAGATCCAGGCGGCCACTACCGTGCCCTTCCTGCACATCGCCGACCCCACGGCCCAGGCCGCGCTGGCGGCCGGCACCCTGAACGTCGGGCTGCTGGGCACCGCCTTCACCATGGAGCAGGAGTTCCTCAAGAGCCGCCTGAGCCAACAAGGACTGAATGTGCTGGTGCCCGATGCGCAGGAGCGCCAGGCGGTGCACCGGATCATCTATGAGGAATTGTGCGTGGGGATCATCAGCGACGCGTCGCGCCGGGTATACCAACAGGTGATCGAATCACTCAGGGCCCGTGGTGCCCAGGCCATCATCCTCGGCTGCACGGAAATCGGCCTGCTGCTCAAGCCAGAGCACAGCCCCCTGCCCCTGCTCGACACCACCGAACTGCATGCCCGGGCGGCGGTGGATTTCGCTTTGCGGGAGTGA
- a CDS encoding helix-turn-helix domain-containing protein, translating into MPEVLEHRLLGGRLLLQLLPAAAYSARDPAQWQTLGVTLERQRGVHAIDSDRREDFDTWPGTLALTPKGVEVFSESACGGEYLLARWQEQTPLIPGERRLQSSGHAQALALGREARRLLLAPATDELALEHCALAFVGLSQSRHIPTAPLPRLGQVLEQMADQYAQPLSLAQLALTYGHNELRLLRDFRRAVGMTPHAWITEVRLQAARRLLERTDLPLAAIAHDSGFAHQSHLGSALRKSLGLTPRQYRLRFHLCLPAPVRYPSRGQ; encoded by the coding sequence ATGCCCGAGGTCCTCGAACACCGTCTGCTGGGCGGTCGGCTGCTTCTGCAACTGTTGCCCGCAGCCGCCTACAGCGCGCGCGATCCGGCGCAGTGGCAGACCCTGGGCGTGACCCTGGAACGCCAGCGCGGGGTGCATGCCATCGACTCCGACCGGCGTGAGGATTTCGACACCTGGCCCGGCACCCTGGCCTTGACGCCCAAGGGCGTGGAAGTGTTCTCCGAATCTGCCTGTGGCGGTGAATACCTGCTGGCGCGCTGGCAGGAGCAGACGCCGCTGATCCCCGGCGAGCGCCGTCTGCAGAGTTCGGGGCATGCCCAGGCCCTGGCCCTGGGGCGTGAAGCCCGGCGCCTGTTGCTGGCGCCTGCCACCGATGAGTTGGCCCTGGAGCACTGTGCCCTGGCCTTTGTCGGTCTGTCCCAGTCTCGCCACATTCCCACGGCGCCGTTACCACGGTTGGGGCAGGTGCTGGAGCAGATGGCCGACCAGTACGCCCAGCCCTTGTCCCTGGCGCAATTGGCACTCACTTACGGTCACAACGAACTGCGACTGCTGCGGGACTTTCGCCGCGCCGTCGGCATGACGCCCCATGCCTGGATCACCGAGGTGCGGCTGCAGGCAGCCCGGCGCTTGCTGGAACGCACGGACCTGCCCTTGGCAGCGATTGCCCACGACAGCGGCTTTGCCCACCAATCGCACCTGGGCAGCGCCTTGCGCAAAAGCCTCGGCCTGACCCCGCGCCAGTACCGGCTGCGTTTTCACTTGTGTCTCCCTGCACCTGTCCGGTATCCCAGCCGCGGGCAGTAA
- a CDS encoding cbb3-type cytochrome c oxidase subunit 3 codes for MDILFNLLGVAFLYLCIEYCLRHQSAKSLDDASLIPFADDPEVARRVELATGKKINAVAPEEPKPGWINLDM; via the coding sequence ATGGATATTCTGTTCAACCTGCTGGGGGTGGCGTTTCTCTACCTCTGCATCGAGTACTGCCTACGCCACCAGAGCGCCAAGAGCCTGGATGACGCCAGCCTGATTCCCTTTGCCGATGATCCCGAGGTGGCCCGCCGGGTGGAGTTGGCCACGGGCAAGAAGATCAATGCCGTCGCGCCGGAAGAGCCCAAGCCGGGATGGATCAACCTGGACATGTAA